A window of Aerococcus urinae contains these coding sequences:
- the pheS gene encoding phenylalanine--tRNA ligase subunit alpha gives MDIISNLQAIEGQIAEEIQSISSLDDVQAIRVKYLGKKGPITEALRHMKDIDPSERPKVGAYANELKNKVAKELDQKQAVLEEEALNQKLMAETIDVTLPGKQQKLGSQHVISQVMEEIEDLFLDLGYIIVEGPEIESDYYNFKRMNLPEDHPARDMQDTFYIEENKVLLRTHTSPVQAHAMDQHDFSKGPLQMISPGKVYRRDSDDATHSHQFHQIEGLVVDKNIGLSDLKGTLELFARHLFGGDRQVRLRPSYFPFTEPSVEIDISCFKCGGQGCNICKKTGWIEILGGGMVHPNVLEMSGIDSEEYSGFAFGLGPDRVAMLKYGIEDIRHFYQNDLRFIHQFQERG, from the coding sequence ATGGATATAATTAGCAATTTACAAGCAATTGAAGGGCAAATCGCTGAAGAAATTCAAAGCATTTCTAGCCTTGATGATGTGCAAGCTATTCGCGTGAAGTACCTAGGGAAAAAGGGGCCAATCACCGAAGCTTTGCGGCACATGAAGGATATTGACCCTAGTGAACGCCCTAAAGTAGGGGCCTATGCCAATGAATTAAAAAATAAAGTGGCTAAAGAACTCGACCAAAAACAAGCTGTTTTAGAAGAAGAAGCCCTTAACCAAAAATTAATGGCGGAAACCATTGACGTGACCCTGCCTGGTAAGCAACAAAAATTAGGTAGTCAACATGTGATTAGTCAAGTCATGGAAGAAATTGAAGACCTCTTCTTAGACCTTGGTTATATCATTGTCGAAGGGCCAGAAATCGAATCGGACTATTACAACTTTAAACGGATGAATTTACCCGAAGACCATCCGGCTCGGGATATGCAAGATACCTTCTATATTGAAGAAAATAAGGTACTTTTACGGACCCACACTTCGCCAGTTCAAGCCCATGCCATGGATCAACATGATTTTTCCAAAGGGCCTTTGCAAATGATTAGTCCAGGTAAGGTTTACCGCCGGGACTCCGATGACGCGACCCACTCCCACCAATTCCACCAAATTGAGGGGCTAGTCGTTGATAAAAATATCGGCCTCTCAGACTTGAAGGGGACACTAGAACTCTTTGCCCGCCATCTCTTTGGAGGCGACCGCCAAGTGCGTCTACGTCCATCCTACTTCCCATTTACTGAACCATCTGTTGAAATTGACATCTCTTGTTTCAAGTGTGGTGGCCAAGGCTGCAACATCTGTAAGAAAACTGGCTGGATTGAAATTCTCGGTGGGGGTATGGTCCATCCTAATGTCTTAGAAATGTCAGGGATTGATAGTGAAGAATACAGTGGCTTTGCCTTTGGCCTGGGACCAGACCGGGTAGCCATGTTGAAATACGGTATTGAAGATATCCGTCATTTCTACCAAAATGATCTCCGCTTTATTCATCAATTTCAAGAAAGAGGGTAA
- the pheT gene encoding phenylalanine--tRNA ligase subunit beta — translation MLASRNWLNEFVDIEDIQDEALAEDLSRTGLEVDGLNQDFSGLKKIVVGKTLSVEKHPNADSLHVCQVDVGQEEPLQIVCGAPNVAAGQKVIVALHGARVSGNQKIKKGKLRGQESNGMLCSLQELGFSENVIPKEFANGIMILPEDAPVGQDIKDYLHLEDTVLDLDITPNRADALSMRGVAYELSAIYDRPIDINTYDDQAFEAGSDLSGEVTVEISDSDLFPHYTAHLVKDVKIQASPIDVQIRLMKEGIRPINNVVDATNYVLLEYGQPLHAFDYDKLQSKTIAPRLAKTGEKLVTLDGVERDLTDDDLVITDGQEPIALAGVMGGLSTEIDDNTTNVLIESAMFNSSHIRRTARRLALRSESSLRNERGLNIATIDEAGAYAAQLMEEWAGGQAVKGRAWVSHLDVKNKEVTTNLAYITSLLGMEISFEEVKASFRRLGFPVKGDADEFTVSVPTRRWDISIPADLVEEVARIYGYDKIPSRISPVQPVNIGLNDWQKFERQSHRTMEALGFDQVISYSLTSEKKLDVLQAQAHEAVALDFPMSDERRYMRTNLLTSLLDIAQYNLARKVKDVQIYEIGRVFYDDELEDDLPREESHLAALWTGDVEGDSWQGKAQAVDFYDMKGAVESLLASYNLAGQIRYLQSTDLPDTHPGRTALVQVEDQGEWLTIGYLAQLHPQITKDYDLNNQSFVAEFNLQAIYDLPEHQVIQEPLAKYPSISRDIAMIVAEEVSHAEIVATIQAAANSYLVNVKLFDIYRGEHIQDGRKSVAYQLTYLNPEATLVDEEVNEDFAKVKAALAHELQAKIRD, via the coding sequence ATGTTAGCATCACGTAATTGGTTAAATGAATTTGTAGATATTGAAGATATTCAAGATGAAGCTTTAGCAGAAGACTTATCACGGACCGGACTGGAAGTCGATGGCTTGAACCAAGACTTTTCCGGCTTGAAGAAAATTGTAGTTGGAAAGACCTTATCTGTGGAAAAACATCCGAATGCGGACAGCTTGCATGTTTGCCAAGTGGATGTCGGCCAAGAAGAGCCCTTACAAATTGTCTGTGGCGCCCCTAATGTGGCTGCGGGTCAAAAGGTTATTGTTGCTTTACATGGGGCCCGCGTTTCTGGCAACCAAAAGATTAAGAAGGGAAAATTGCGCGGACAAGAGTCCAATGGGATGCTCTGTTCTTTACAAGAGCTTGGCTTTAGCGAAAATGTGATTCCTAAAGAATTTGCTAATGGGATTATGATCTTACCGGAAGACGCTCCCGTAGGCCAAGATATTAAAGACTACTTACACTTAGAAGATACGGTCTTAGACCTCGATATCACTCCTAACCGGGCCGATGCCCTATCCATGCGGGGGGTCGCTTATGAATTAAGTGCCATCTATGACCGTCCTATTGACATCAACACTTATGATGACCAAGCCTTTGAAGCGGGAAGTGATTTAAGTGGTGAGGTCACTGTTGAAATTTCTGATAGTGATCTCTTCCCTCACTACACTGCTCATTTGGTTAAGGATGTTAAAATTCAAGCCAGCCCGATTGATGTACAAATCCGCCTGATGAAAGAAGGTATCCGTCCGATTAATAATGTGGTTGACGCGACCAACTATGTCTTATTGGAATACGGCCAACCCCTTCATGCCTTTGACTATGATAAGTTGCAATCTAAAACCATTGCTCCTCGACTAGCTAAAACCGGGGAAAAATTAGTGACCTTAGACGGTGTGGAAAGAGACTTAACGGATGATGACTTAGTCATCACTGATGGCCAAGAGCCAATTGCCCTAGCTGGAGTGATGGGGGGCTTGTCTACTGAGATTGATGACAATACCACCAATGTTTTGATTGAATCAGCCATGTTTAACTCTTCCCATATCCGCCGCACAGCTAGACGCTTAGCCCTTAGAAGTGAGTCGAGTTTGAGAAATGAACGCGGCTTAAATATCGCCACTATCGATGAAGCCGGCGCCTATGCGGCCCAATTGATGGAAGAGTGGGCTGGCGGACAAGCAGTTAAGGGCCGCGCTTGGGTATCTCACCTTGACGTTAAAAATAAAGAAGTAACGACTAATTTAGCTTATATTACCAGTCTCCTAGGTATGGAAATCAGTTTTGAAGAGGTCAAAGCATCCTTTAGACGGTTGGGTTTTCCAGTTAAAGGTGACGCTGATGAATTTACCGTGTCCGTGCCTACTCGACGTTGGGATATTTCCATTCCAGCTGACCTAGTGGAAGAAGTCGCCCGTATCTATGGTTACGATAAGATCCCTTCCCGGATTTCACCAGTCCAACCCGTCAATATTGGATTAAACGACTGGCAAAAATTTGAACGTCAAAGCCATCGGACTATGGAAGCGCTAGGCTTTGACCAAGTGATTTCTTACAGTTTAACCAGTGAGAAGAAACTTGATGTCTTACAAGCCCAAGCTCATGAAGCCGTAGCCTTGGACTTCCCAATGAGTGACGAACGCCGTTACATGCGGACTAACTTACTGACCAGTTTATTAGATATTGCCCAATACAACCTAGCTCGTAAGGTGAAGGACGTCCAAATCTATGAAATCGGCCGGGTTTTCTATGATGACGAGTTAGAAGATGATCTTCCTCGTGAAGAAAGCCATCTAGCAGCCTTATGGACGGGTGATGTTGAAGGAGATAGCTGGCAAGGGAAGGCCCAAGCGGTTGACTTTTATGATATGAAGGGGGCAGTGGAATCGCTACTGGCTTCTTACAATTTAGCCGGGCAAATTCGCTACCTACAAAGCACTGATCTACCGGATACCCATCCTGGTCGGACAGCCCTTGTACAAGTGGAGGACCAAGGAGAATGGCTAACCATTGGTTACTTAGCTCAACTCCACCCTCAAATTACTAAGGACTATGACCTCAATAACCAAAGTTTCGTGGCTGAGTTTAACTTACAAGCCATCTATGACTTGCCTGAACACCAGGTCATCCAAGAACCCCTGGCAAAATATCCAAGCATTAGCCGCGATATCGCCATGATTGTGGCTGAAGAAGTGAGCCATGCTGAAATTGTAGCTACTATTCAAGCCGCAGCGAATAGCTACCTGGTTAATGTTAAACTCTTTGATATTTACCGTGGTGAACATATCCAAGACGGGCGAAAATCGGTAGCTTATCAACTCACTTATCTGAACCCAGAAGCGACTTTGGTAGATGAAGAAGTCAATGAAGACTTTGCTAAGGTCAAAGCAGCCCTTGCTCATGAATTACAAGCAAAAATTCGGGATTAA